The proteins below are encoded in one region of Dioscorea cayenensis subsp. rotundata cultivar TDr96_F1 chromosome 18, TDr96_F1_v2_PseudoChromosome.rev07_lg8_w22 25.fasta, whole genome shotgun sequence:
- the LOC120282562 gene encoding 1-aminocyclopropane-1-carboxylate oxidase homolog 3-like, whose protein sequence is MSVSIDRAIAVKAFDETKAGVKGLVDSGITSVPFIFHHPTANLSLPVAAHLSIPTVDLSLPRPITIDRIRSASRDWGFFQLINHSIPISTMQSTISAVRAFHELPTAVRSKHYTRSPVGGVAYLSNGDLFKSSAASWRDTLQISFGPTPPELDDIPEVCRSELVKWDESAKEVAREVMSLMCEGLGLGPRSLEELSCLEGRGMSCHYYPPCPEPNLTVGAGNHTDPVILTVLLQDEIGGLRAKRKVEDGHEVWVDVKPIPGALVVNVGDLLQIFTNDEFKSVHHQVVANSSDVARVSVACFFNPGRREESTTYGPLPELLSSENPPRYRNFTVNDFLGRFLSKELNTKTLIEFFKL, encoded by the exons ATGAGTGTCTCCATCGACCGAGCAATAGCTGTGAAGGCGTTCGACGAGACCAAGGCCGGAGTCAAAGGCCTCGTCGACTCCGGCATCACCTCCGTCCCCTTCATCTTCCACCACCCCACCGCCAACCTCTCACTCCCCGTCGCCGCCCACCTCTCGATCCCCACCGTCGATCTCTCCCTCCCACGCCCCATCACCATCGATCGCATCCGATCCGCATCACGAGACTGGGGCTTCTTCCAGCTCATCAACCACAGCATCCCAATCTCAACCATGCAAAGCACCATCTCCGCCGTCCGAGCCTTCCACGAACTCCCCACCGCCGTCCGATCCAAGCACTACACACGCTCACCCGTTGGAGGGGTGGCTTACTTGTCAAACGGAGACTTGTTCAAGTCCTCCGCGGCGAGCTGGAGGGACACGTTGCAGATCTCGTTCGGTCCGACCCCACCGGAACTGGACGATATCCCCGAGGTTTGCAGGTCGGAGCTGGTGAAGTGGGACGAGAGTGCAAAGGAGGTAGCAAGAGAAGTGATGAGCCTGATGTGCGAAGGGCTAGGGCTGGGCCCGAGAAGCCTGGAGGAACTCTCATGTCTGGAGGGAAGAGGGATGTCATGCCACTACTACCCGCCTTGCCCGGAACCTAATCTGACCGTTGGGGCTGGAAATCACACGGATCCTGTGATTTTGACGGTCCTGCTTCAAGATGAAATTGGTGGACTTCGGGCTAAGAGGAAAGTGGAGGATGGTCATGAGGTTTGGGTTGACGTGAAGCCTATTCCCGGAGCTCTTGTTGTTAACGTTGGTGATCTCCTCCAG ATTTTTACCAATGATGAATTCAAGAGCGTGCATCATCAAGTGGTAGCTAATTCTAGTGATGTAGCTAGAGTATCAGTTGCTTGTTTCTTCAATCctggaagaagagaagaatcaACAACATATGGTCCACTGCCAGAATTACTTTCAAGTGAAAATCCTCCTCGCTATCGAAATTTTACCGTGAATGACTTTTTAGGAAGATTCCTGAGTAAAGAGTTAAACACTAAAACTCTCATAGAGTTTTTTAAGCTTTAA